In the genome of Arachis stenosperma cultivar V10309 chromosome 6, arast.V10309.gnm1.PFL2, whole genome shotgun sequence, the window atatttgattgaaattagttacaaacataataatatttaaaagataataaaaaaattagtttaaagttgtcttattttatataatattcattaattattattagactaattatgtaataaatatataattatagatgttatatgtataaaattataaacatTATTTTATATGAGATAATTTTAGATATTGTTTTCTTAACATTACtgttacaaaaataatttatttactaAGCTTTTCTTctcatcatatatttttaacaaaaatattagatTATACAGAATTAgttatcagtataaaatatatttaaaatgtatattaaaaataaattcaactACAAATAAATTTATGGTTAATGTTGATGGACgcttaacattttttatttttaactatatTGTCTCTCTGTTTTTCTCAATGTGTATCATTCTCTGCTcacaaaataaacaaataaacatAACAATCCGTCATTTTGTTGTGTAATTTTGGCAATTACAGCTTATCAACCAAATGGAGAGGCTCCAATTTCTTCAACAGACAAGCCCCTCAAACCACAATTTCGGAATGATGGTAATGAAGCTCAGTACACACCACCAAGGCGTCTTAGGACCGATGAAATCCCTCATATTGTTAATGACTTCAGACTTGCTGCAAGGAATGCTATAGAAGCAGGTAATTTAATTTAAAGTGATTATTCAcgtaaaaatatctttatataaaaataataattaaaaattgtcagttaatttgataattaatacatattttaaaagacaaataaaatataataattctatgacaTAACATGAACATGCTATACAATAAAAACTCGCATGTAAAGTTGATATTTAAAAactgttagatgatttgacaaatttaattagattcagatgcacgtgaagttgatacatgagagccgttagatgatttAACTGATTTCATCTAACGggctctcaactatcaacttcacatgaaattAACTTTATCTGAGTTTTCACCTTATTTCTAACATGAAAAGACAACTACAACTGCACGTGAAAGTTCACCTTATAAATTAGTCCAATAATAAGTGCAATGTTTTCATGCTGATGTAAATTGTAGGGTTTGATGGGGTTGAAATCCATGGAGCACATGGGTATTTGCTAGAGCAATTCATGAAAGACCAAGTGAATGACCGTACAGATGAATATGGCGGATCTCTGGAGAACCGTTGTCGATTCACGTTAGAAGTTGTCGAGGCCATTGTAAACGAGATAGGTGCAAACAGAGTCGGAATTAGGCTCTCACCTTTTGCAGACTATGCAGATAGTGGAGATTCCAACCCAAAGAAACTTGGACTCTACATTGTTAATGAATTAAACAAATACAACATTCTATATTGTCACATGGTAGAACCAAGAATGAAGAATGTGCTTGAAATAAGTACTCAATGTCCACACAGCTTGGTGCCAATGAGAAAGGTCTTCAATGGCACTTTCATTGCTGCTGGAGGCTATGATCAACAAGGTGGGATTGATGCAATTGATCAAAATAGAGCAGATCTTGTTGCTTATGGCCGTCTGTTCTTGGCTAATCCAGATTTGCCAAAGAGGTTTGCAATTAATGATGCTCCTCTCAACAAGTATAATAGAGAGACATTCTACACTCCTGATCCTGTTGTTGGTTATACTGACTATCCATTTCTTGAGTAGAATGTATCACTAGAAATTCGCTTATTACCGTCggatttaattattttcgaataaATTGACAAAATTAgtcaaatttcgaaaaaaaaaacaagatttttatatttttcatagGCTGTTTCTGTATGTTATGTTTTGTGTAATGAGTAATGATGTCAATAAAGAAAAGAAGACCACTGAATTTGTTATTGGATTTttagtatgtatataatatttttgcaGTAAAAATAAGGAAGACATAGCAATCCTATTTGCTATTATTTGATAAGAATTATCTTATGCACAGATTCAAAACAAATACATCAAActagaataaataattaagaaagcaataaaacctCTACATGAAGAAAATTCTTCAGTTGTGCCATAGTTGCATTGCATGcaatacattaattaattagttgcTCCACAAAATCTTCTAATCTGACCCTCATCACCAGTTTTAACTCCAATACTTGTGAGCTTCAAAAATGACTGGCCCCAACTCTCAAAGAAAAGTTGTTGATCATTTGCCAAATCCTCAACTAGCTTCCTTGTTCTGCCATCAATCAACAATGCAGAATCAGATGGGAACAACCCTTTGTTGTTCATAAGGTTCCTGTAGTATTGGTTGTCAAAGACCAATGATGTTTCAGGATCATTATTCACTGTCACTGAAGGGCTTACACCTGTTGGACACTGTTGAATAAGATCATTGGCATAGTTACTGTCAAGGGTTTTGTCAATCAGGGTAAATTTTCCATTGGAGGTTTCTTGAAACCGACTTCGAATGGAGCTGCAATGAGCTGCTCCAATGGTGTGAGCTCCTGCAAGTGCAAAGCGAAAGcgtttttaatgtgtattttatacGGATAACTGATttagtaacttttttttttgtatacatGGCATGACTATTATTTGTCACTAGAAATTGATAAACAATAGTGGGCCAAAATAATTAATGCATTGAGTGATAAATGGTACTGAGAAGACAAAATTCTAAGGTGATTCATTATAATGCAATGGTTTATACTTTATAGCTAAAATAACTTGGGTTTGAAAATTCAAAGCTACTATATATAATGGAAAACATGCATGGTACCAACTGGAAAGCAGTGATTCTAATAAATGTGGTGTGTTGTTTCTCATCTGCAACTCTACAAGGCATTAatatttcaattctttgtaCCTAACCAAAGTAACTATAGTTGTAAATTATATATGAAAGAGAAGTAGGAGAGAAAATAGAAATTGAAAATGCACCTGAAAGAACAAGTAGATCAATTAAGGACAATCCTTTAGTGGAGAAGAGATTAATCATCTGATCCATAGTGAAACTTGTGTCCACAATATTGGGTCTGACATTGGAAACAACTGAAACCACTCCATCTCTTCTACCTGTGGGAATTGGAATCATAGGTCCACCTGTCTGtgttatcaaaataattaatcattaattagcaataataataatattgtaatGAAGATATAATCAGCACTTACAATTGCAACAGCATCTCTAGCAGCCAGAGCAATTATGTCAGCACAAGAAACTGTTTCAGGACACAACATTTCAAGGTCCCTTTTTGCCAAATCTATAACTGAAAGTCCTCCAATGGATCTATTTGCAGGATCACTAAGCTCTGTATTATTCCCTCTTAGCATCAAAGATGCATCACATCCCTGCAATTATGTTGTCATAGTAAAATCATCTTTCATTAAATTCAGGTTTAGTTGTCATCAAACTTAATATAATTTGAGTTAATTGTCCAATTAGATCTTTGTACTTTAGAATTTTGTAATTAGTCTTCAAAAATACTCATCCGACACAAAAAAATGGGCCACAAAATCGATCATTAtatgtatttatgtatatttGTATATGTTATTTAGACATTTTTATAACAAAGTACATAATCAAATTTGtcataacaaaattaaaaaaaatgtttttataaCAACATAATCAAATTTCTCATGAATACCAAATATGCATCCCTTAACTTTTAGtgattgatttttattttttagtatttagaAAAGTATGGTTGGTAAGTTTTTTACGTTAAATAAATTTGTAGAGTTGAAATATCGCTTTGGAGACTtaattacatttttttatataaaaatatagtgAACTAATTAAAATGTTTGAAATTACAAGGAAGTTACTGAAAATTAGGTCGTTAGCTGCAAACTTACTTGGAATTCCATCATTGCATTAAATAataaggaagaaaaaaaaaaggaacgGATTGCTAGGAAGCTTCTCTTCCAAATAGGGGTACTAAAAGTAAAATATGATTGCCACAAGGCATagttattttaacttttaagcAGTTCATCACTTATTcctcttaattaattaaagagaacaaataaattaaaatactaatagGAGAGCTAGCTATATATAGTATATATCTTTGACCTAAACTCTAACCAAATTAATGAATTAGTTAGACTCAAAGTGATTCTTTGTGTAATTAAGTTTGAATTTTGGAgtgatttaaattaaattaaagaataaaataacaaataaatctttaaaaatttatatttcgaATAAATtaatctataaaaaaaatactaataaaatttgttaggataacaaacatgaataaattaatttaaattaagacattttttattaatacttttttttaaaactaatctATCCAAAATATAAATCGTCATATATTTATTTGCCACTTTACTCtaaattaaaagagtaaaatCAAGTCCATTTTACTTACTAAGTGACTAACCTCTACAAAACAATCATGGAAAAGCAAGCGAAGAAGCTTTCCAGGAATTGAAGGAtcagaagaagaggaagaggtgACTGCATTCCTCACAACAAACTCTACAGCTGGACATGAATTTCCATAGAAATTGAAGAAGAGGCTACCACCTCCTGAAACAGATCCAACTAAAAACAACACCACTATAAAAAGTGAAGACACGGCAATAATAATATTGGTAAACACCACTGCTCTTGTTGTCTCCATAGACTTATTTTATTTGTGGTACAACTTGTGCATAGAATAGAGTGTCTCACTTGATAAAGAGATGCAATCATGCAACAGAATCTGTCAAGGAGGTTGATGATTCTATTTAAGGCTACATTTATTGTGGTTTGGATCAACTTTGTGACATACAGTTCCCATTTGGTTATGCACTCATGCATTTTCAGCTATGCCATTATTTAACCAACTTGGATTTTTCGAGTAGTCAATTCACTTGTCTGTTTAAGTAAGTGTCATAAATTCAAATCCcaccttgtgcatgcagcaacccattATTAGCCAAAACAGACTCTTAAATGGAGCTCAAATCTGCCATGTATGTATTAGTCATTAACTTCTCGGATTGGAGGATAATGTAGAAAACCAAAAAAGTTATGACATCATTTATTAATGTGTTTATgtgataaaattatttatcctaaaaatttaaataattgtttTTACAAATTTGAAGTTAGTTGCGTGAGGCCGTGAGCTATTGGTTGAAGAGGAGGCATTGGCACAACTTCAAGCAGAGTTAAGCAAAATTGTAAGGTATCATTGCTTAGCTTTCTTCCTTGTTCTAAGTTAATTGATATATAGATAGATTAAAAGCTAGCAATATGAGTTATAATTTATACAATTTATATGCATGTTTAGTTCAGTTATGTTAGTTTTGGTTGAGATTATTGTTGGTAaaagaagtttttttttttttttttttagtgtgGTTAGAATTTATTTAGAAATTTACACTTTTTTATGTGAAAATTATATGCACGCatgtttagtttatttttagtGAAGAGTTATTATATTCCTAGTAAAAAATATGCTAGAGTGGTAAAAAGTTTATGCCTATGTGGGTAGAGTTGATTAttgtgattaaaaaatttatttgaattatactcctaatattgtttattttcttaaacATAATCTTTAACGTGTCTTGGTTTCAACAGGAATAAGGATTTACTTGAACATTAGTACCTTATCTTGAGTAGGGGTGGCAAcggggcgggtaggggcggaTTTTTGCTCTATCTGATCTCGTCCTGTCGTATACCAACCCGCATAGAATCCGTCCTGTTTTTATCTGCGGGTAGTAAAACGCTGAACCCTAATCTATCCCTGCGGATACTCGCCCCGTCCCTATCCGcccctataattattaaaatccaataaataaaattaaatttcaaaatttatataaccatcatcacataaataacataaattaaagtaaaaatttaaagatgatataatattattaatcatttactaattattttacatatattatacatattatatattaaaataatatatattatatatatagcggGACGGATAGAAGCGGATATTATCTAAATCCGATCCCGCTCCGTCCCTCTCAAAAACTCGCCTCGATGCGGGACGAATATTTCTCCGTTCCGAGCGGGTAGGGATGGAATGGATACCCGCGGGTTCGAGTGGTattattgctcttgaggaggcaGGTTTCTTTTATATAGGTTGACATGCATAGCTGTCATATATATGCCAAGGAATTCGCCCAATAATTCAAAGGAGCAAAACTCTTATGTCACCAGATTTTGTTCTTCCCATGCGACTAGATCTCGCCAAAAAAAACTATAGAGGTGAATACGAAGACGAATGATTATTTTGGCCTTTGGCCCTTATTATACCTAAAAAAAAGGTAACAGGAactaattttgtaaaattctttTACTAGTAGTAATtaagtatttaaagtgaaaaataataattatcagaagtgatgtcacaaaagaaaaagtaattACAATAcgaaaatcttaaaaaaaaatcgtcacataaaaaataagagaagataATGATAAAGTTAAAAGTGTTATTCTCGATGGTGATAAAGGAGATAATAATCATAACAAGATATaactacataattaaaatagtagATATAGAAATTATAacgataataataaaaaagacgGTGATAGTGGTGATAGTAATtgattttattataaaaattttttttggtaatttaaaatccaaacaaattataaaagtctcacaatactattttttattaccTTTTTAATAGAAAGATTGTATTGTCGCgaaataattttgttaaaaaccaaaatatatatattcttttaacAGGAATTGCCTTCTTCGAGAAAATAAACGAGTATCGAATTGAATTgagtatttatttaaaaaaagagtcaagtgataaataaatttctgaaaatttatattttagacatattaattttttaaaaaatactaataaaatattttaaaataacaaacgtgaataacttaatttaaattaataagataTTTTACACTAATTATTggagataatttaaaaatagtgtGTCCATATGATTTGCACATATACTTATCTCCATGCTACCTAGCTCATTCTCCTTGATCATCAagttaattataattcctcTCTTAATCTCCAACAACATCAAAAACATAGAATTCTTTAGGGGTGTTCATGGATCAGATTCAATCTGTATATTCGCAGTGTTTATCCGAATCCGATCCAAAAATTGCAGATATAAATCCGATCCGCAAGGttatcggatcggatcggatccgcACATTAATATGATCGGATTGCGGATTTTGTGTAGATATCCGTATATCCGCGTATccgcaaaaataaataaataaataaataaatattctttttatattttctttcaactaataattattatatatgttgtattattttattttttttggtaacatattattttaatttattatttaagaaaaatatatttaatattattttaagagtaaacatatttaaaagaatagaaaaaataaattttattgattttttaataaaaataagcttttaaaaataattttgtgtttTACGGATATATCCGATATCCGATCCATAAATGTGCAGATCggatcaaaatttaaaaattgcgGATATTAGATCTGATCCGATAATTTTAATACAGATCGAATTAAAATTTTGATCATATTCGATCCATGTTTACCCctaaaattttcaaacatgaataataatccaattaaaaaaatcattaaaaagaGAACTTCACTAAATCTACTGTGTTAAAAgactttattaatattttttttaaagatttttaaatgtacttaaaatattaatattttaataatctTAATAATTGAGATCAAttgttaaaattattagaacACTGATACACTAAATTTTtcttacttttatatttttaggaCTATTCGAAGTATAAATACTCACGTGTTTATTTGTCAGATTACTcccaaaaaaatttgaatttagttGGCTCCTAAGGAATGTATATGTGA includes:
- the LOC130935136 gene encoding 12-oxophytodienoate reductase 1-like translates to MGEAPVSPLLTPYKMGNFNLSHRVVLAPLTRQRSYDNVPQSHAVLYYSQRASKGGFLITEATGVSNTAQGMLHTPGIWTKEQVEAWKPIVDAVHAKGATFFCQLWHVGRVSSSAYQPNGEAPISSTDKPLKPQFRNDGNEAQYTPPRRLRTDEIPHIVNDFRLAARNAIEAGFDGVEIHGAHGYLLEQFMKDQVNDRTDEYGGSLENRCRFTLEVVEAIVNEIGANRVGIRLSPFADYADSGDSNPKKLGLYIVNELNKYNILYCHMVEPRMKNVLEISTQCPHSLVPMRKVFNGTFIAAGGYDQQGGIDAIDQNRADLVAYGRLFLANPDLPKRFAINDAPLNKYNRETFYTPDPVVGYTDYPFLE
- the LOC130934854 gene encoding peroxidase 46-like — encoded protein: METTRAVVFTNIIIAVSSLFIVVLFLVGSVSGGGSLFFNFYGNSCPAVEFVVRNAVTSSSSSDPSIPGKLLRLLFHDCFVEGCDASLMLRGNNTELSDPANRSIGGLSVIDLAKRDLEMLCPETVSCADIIALAARDAVAITGGPMIPIPTGRRDGVVSVVSNVRPNIVDTSFTMDQMINLFSTKGLSLIDLLVLSGAHTIGAAHCSSIRSRFQETSNGKFTLIDKTLDSNYANDLIQQCPTGVSPSVTVNNDPETSLVFDNQYYRNLMNNKGLFPSDSALLIDGRTRKLVEDLANDQQLFFESWGQSFLKLTSIGVKTGDEGQIRRFCGATN